One window of Akkermansia biwaensis genomic DNA carries:
- a CDS encoding dipeptidase, whose protein sequence is MNRLDQLATLLRFPSISAQKEHARDVSDCADWLVDKLSGMGFEAVAHKTHRHPVVVGRSPREEGRPTVLIYGHYDVQPVDPVELWESDPFEPEVRDGKIYARGATDNKGQLFAHILGVEELQRQNGGHLPVNVIFLLEGEEEVGSGSLSLFLKEHRDELACDVIVVSDTGMAAPDTPTFSYGLRGLAGAEIIVKGPSADLHSGVFGGAVANPVTALAEIIASFHDSEGRVAVRGFYDGVESIATWERSMWATVPGMSNEELAKLTGVDTVVTEAGFTGAECIYARPTLELNGIGGGYQGEGSKTIIPSRAFAKISCRLVPGQDPERIESLLEEHVKTHTPRGVSVEFKREHSGRAYVCDPNSEFGLAAQQALEEAFGRKPVLVREGGSIPIIEEMKNVLGADALMLGMCLPDARIHSPNENFSVELFTKGIEMSQILLRRLGQIKR, encoded by the coding sequence ATGAACAGACTGGATCAATTGGCTACGTTGTTAAGGTTTCCCAGCATCTCCGCGCAGAAGGAGCATGCCCGGGACGTGAGCGACTGCGCGGACTGGCTGGTGGACAAGCTCTCCGGCATGGGATTTGAAGCCGTGGCGCACAAGACGCACCGGCATCCCGTCGTGGTGGGGCGCAGCCCCCGGGAGGAAGGCAGGCCGACCGTGCTGATTTACGGCCACTACGACGTGCAGCCCGTGGACCCGGTGGAGCTGTGGGAATCCGACCCCTTTGAACCGGAAGTGCGCGACGGCAAAATTTACGCCCGCGGAGCCACGGACAACAAGGGCCAGCTGTTCGCCCACATTCTGGGCGTGGAGGAACTCCAGCGCCAGAACGGCGGGCATCTGCCCGTGAACGTGATCTTCCTGCTGGAAGGGGAGGAGGAAGTCGGCAGCGGCAGTCTTTCCCTCTTCCTGAAGGAACACAGGGATGAACTGGCCTGCGACGTCATCGTTGTCTCCGATACCGGCATGGCCGCTCCGGACACCCCCACCTTTTCCTACGGCCTGCGCGGCCTGGCGGGCGCGGAAATCATCGTGAAGGGACCGTCCGCCGACCTGCATTCCGGCGTGTTCGGCGGGGCGGTAGCCAACCCCGTCACCGCTCTGGCGGAAATCATCGCTTCCTTTCATGATTCGGAAGGCCGCGTGGCCGTGAGGGGATTTTATGACGGCGTGGAATCCATCGCCACCTGGGAACGCAGCATGTGGGCCACCGTGCCCGGCATGAGCAATGAAGAGCTGGCGAAGCTGACGGGAGTGGATACCGTGGTGACGGAAGCCGGATTCACCGGGGCGGAATGCATTTACGCGCGCCCCACGCTGGAGCTCAACGGCATCGGCGGCGGTTACCAGGGAGAGGGCAGCAAGACGATCATTCCCAGTCGCGCCTTCGCCAAAATATCCTGCCGCCTGGTGCCGGGACAGGACCCGGAACGGATCGAATCCCTGCTGGAAGAGCACGTGAAAACGCATACGCCCAGAGGGGTGTCCGTGGAATTCAAGCGGGAGCACAGCGGCAGGGCTTATGTCTGCGATCCCAACTCCGAATTCGGCCTCGCCGCGCAGCAGGCCCTGGAGGAAGCCTTCGGGCGCAAGCCGGTGCTGGTGCGCGAAGGCGGCAGCATCCCGATCATTGAGGAAATGAAAAACGTGCTGGGAGCGGATGCGCTGATGCTGGGCATGTGCCTGCCGGACGCGCGCATCCATTCCCCCAATGAAAACTTCTCCGTGGAACTGTTCACCAAGGGAATAGAAATGAGCCAGATACTCCTGCGCCGCCTGGGGCAGATCAAACGGTAA
- a CDS encoding ABC transporter ATP-binding protein, with protein sequence MNQPAAAEIVNLHKTFKTGLGKPVVHAVRGVDMNIRQGEVYGLIGPNGSGKSTLMKALLGLVRPTRGSCSIFGKSSLSPDSREEVGFLPENPYFYKFLTGAETVAFYGKLCGLSGRSLKEKVRELLDLVGLSDAADRRLGGYSKGMLQRIGMAQALVQSPRLVVLDEPTAGVDPLGSRDIRNIIENLKNRGMTVFLCSHLLEQVQEVCDRVGIIFKGLLIAEGSMNELTRDSDKQEILLEHASPCLLEELKKMVREDGRAVWLEDGHPRNSLESVFLKSLLEWKAKHPNPEQ encoded by the coding sequence ATGAACCAGCCTGCCGCCGCTGAAATAGTCAATCTGCACAAGACCTTCAAGACCGGTCTGGGCAAGCCCGTGGTGCACGCCGTGCGTGGGGTGGACATGAACATCCGGCAGGGGGAGGTGTACGGCCTGATCGGTCCCAACGGATCCGGCAAATCCACGCTGATGAAGGCCCTGCTGGGTCTGGTGAGGCCCACGCGGGGCTCCTGCTCCATCTTCGGCAAATCCAGCCTGTCCCCGGACAGCAGGGAGGAAGTGGGCTTTCTGCCGGAAAACCCGTACTTCTACAAATTCCTGACCGGAGCGGAAACCGTGGCCTTTTACGGAAAGCTGTGCGGACTCAGCGGCAGAAGCCTGAAGGAAAAAGTAAGGGAACTGCTGGACCTGGTGGGGCTGTCGGACGCCGCGGACCGCCGTCTGGGCGGTTATTCCAAAGGCATGCTCCAGCGCATCGGCATGGCCCAGGCCCTGGTGCAGTCCCCCCGCCTGGTGGTGCTGGACGAACCGACCGCCGGGGTGGACCCCCTCGGTTCCCGGGACATCCGGAACATCATTGAAAACCTCAAGAACCGCGGCATGACCGTGTTCCTGTGCTCCCACCTTCTGGAGCAGGTTCAGGAAGTGTGCGACCGGGTGGGCATCATCTTCAAGGGCCTTCTCATTGCGGAAGGCTCCATGAACGAACTGACGAGGGACTCCGACAAGCAGGAAATCCTGCTGGAACACGCCTCCCCCTGTCTTCTGGAGGAATTGAAAAAAATGGTGCGGGAAGACGGGCGCGCCGTGTGGCTGGAGGACGGGCACCCCCGCAATTCACTGGAAAGCGTATTTCTTAAAAGCCTGCTGGAATGGAAAGCGAAGCACCCCAATCCGGAACAATAG
- the hprK gene encoding HPr(Ser) kinase/phosphatase, translating into MFSKSKVKKVDFVTLSKFYGKYKEALQLELINSPAGLTRHICEPALNRPGLAIAGFYSYFANKRIQVFGSAELAYLQKLPEGMRKSRIQRMFRCEVPGIVFSRDQDPPQEIVELADEAGVCVFRTSLVTMKFVNSATIILENEFAESMTLHGCMVDVRGVGVLIRGKSGVGKSETALGLIERGAALVADDMVYVRNVGGELVASAPEMSRGFMEVRGLGIVNITTLFGLKSLRHNKRLDLIVTLIPARDQEQLDRLGLEREGLDVLGEKVLHVQLSVAPGRDIARLVEVAAMDYHLKDMGIDMAGEFNRRLMSNFQAPESGD; encoded by the coding sequence ATGTTCAGTAAATCCAAAGTGAAAAAAGTGGATTTCGTCACCCTGTCCAAATTTTACGGCAAATACAAGGAAGCCCTCCAGCTTGAGCTGATCAACAGCCCGGCGGGCCTCACCCGCCACATTTGCGAACCGGCGCTCAACCGTCCCGGCCTGGCCATTGCCGGGTTTTACTCCTACTTCGCCAACAAGCGCATCCAGGTATTCGGCTCCGCGGAGCTGGCCTACCTCCAGAAACTGCCGGAAGGAATGCGCAAATCCCGCATCCAGCGCATGTTCCGGTGCGAGGTGCCGGGCATCGTCTTTTCCCGGGACCAGGACCCTCCCCAGGAGATCGTGGAACTGGCTGACGAGGCCGGGGTCTGCGTTTTCCGCACCAGCCTGGTCACCATGAAATTCGTCAACTCCGCCACCATCATTCTGGAAAACGAATTTGCGGAAAGCATGACCCTGCACGGCTGCATGGTGGACGTGCGCGGCGTGGGAGTGCTGATACGCGGCAAGAGCGGCGTGGGTAAGAGTGAAACGGCCCTGGGCCTGATCGAACGCGGGGCGGCCCTCGTGGCGGACGACATGGTTTACGTGCGCAACGTGGGCGGGGAACTGGTGGCAAGTGCGCCGGAGATGAGCCGCGGCTTCATGGAGGTGCGCGGCCTGGGCATCGTCAACATCACCACCCTGTTCGGGCTGAAGTCCCTGCGCCACAACAAGCGGCTGGACCTCATCGTCACGCTCATTCCAGCCAGGGACCAGGAACAGCTGGACAGGCTGGGCCTGGAGAGGGAAGGCCTTGATGTTCTGGGGGAAAAGGTGCTGCATGTCCAGCTTTCCGTGGCCCCCGGCAGGGACATCGCCCGCCTGGTGGAAGTGGCCGCCATGGACTACCATCTCAAGGACATGGGCATCGACATGGCCGGGGAGTTCAACCGCCGCCTCATGTCAAACTTCCAGGCCCCGGAAAGCGGCGACTGA
- a CDS encoding HPr family phosphocarrier protein, which translates to MVTKELTIINKLGIHARPAAQFVKLASSFDADIVVEKDGEEVDGKSILGLMMLAVGHGSKITVTAEGKDEQQALDALEDLVARKFEED; encoded by the coding sequence ATGGTTACCAAGGAACTCACCATCATCAACAAACTCGGCATCCATGCCCGCCCGGCTGCTCAATTCGTCAAACTGGCCAGCAGTTTCGATGCAGACATCGTCGTGGAAAAGGATGGCGAAGAAGTTGATGGAAAGAGCATTCTGGGCCTCATGATGCTGGCCGTGGGACACGGTTCCAAGATCACCGTCACGGCTGAAGGGAAGGACGAGCAGCAGGCGCTCGACGCGCTGGAAGACCTGGTCGCCCGCAAATTCGAAGAAGATTGA
- a CDS encoding GTPase family protein translates to MIPHAVRDVADAAAAFSARIGPDRHFDSQKDVEEALEECCTPQNVTVIGLTGSGKSSTLDALAGEYFCSRVSSEATLIRWQYKPNPAPHTHEWVEDRFYPSDSLLNLEFWDTIGLEQPAAPQRLKHIVPKSDAVLVVISAKDGNEPAIWEYLKTLEERLHSRMVLVITHAELLPFEQLQALKEEMRSVSREHLGVQLPLYPITPAGERAGEGVEALRTCVQEVLKRSPLTDRRVERLLLATDRLLEEQGKVLNELHRLSKLDSGFLTSIDREIDRIQLQMEEEMPARLKAYAQYVQDCVPRLGKKSARQLGRFLSIRRTMILHKLPPVIDEWFYELVKSGIEERHAYYNKEFLNICQTHWNHVRPRVREQWDCDIGEFPAARLQADLEVYKERLGRSVYMPLKDFGIKPCLSKLFLDQEDVMRTELKLMLVMVILGALLGSFGEHGAGFACLGVALVLWLGSNLGLAWMQYRLSKQIVSAASEMSIAIDCGLRTPLYEAMISGLSDYRKLYADIRGQVAGGVEHLTPLLNARYDLFYKLTVQKHRFRI, encoded by the coding sequence GTGATTCCGCATGCGGTGCGGGACGTAGCGGATGCCGCCGCGGCATTTTCCGCGCGCATTGGTCCGGACAGGCATTTCGATTCCCAGAAGGATGTGGAGGAAGCGCTGGAGGAATGCTGCACTCCGCAGAACGTCACCGTCATCGGCCTGACGGGCTCCGGCAAGTCCTCCACGCTGGACGCCCTGGCGGGGGAATACTTCTGCTCCCGCGTTTCCAGCGAAGCCACCCTGATACGCTGGCAATACAAGCCCAACCCCGCCCCGCACACCCATGAATGGGTGGAGGACCGCTTCTACCCGTCGGATTCCCTGCTGAACCTGGAGTTCTGGGACACCATCGGCCTGGAACAGCCTGCCGCCCCCCAGCGGCTGAAGCATATCGTCCCCAAGTCGGACGCCGTGCTGGTCGTCATTTCCGCCAAAGACGGCAATGAACCCGCCATCTGGGAGTATTTGAAAACGCTGGAGGAACGGCTCCATTCCCGCATGGTGCTGGTCATCACCCACGCGGAGCTTCTGCCTTTTGAACAGCTTCAGGCGCTGAAGGAGGAGATGCGCTCCGTCTCCCGGGAACATCTGGGCGTCCAGCTTCCCCTGTACCCCATCACTCCCGCGGGGGAGCGCGCGGGCGAGGGAGTGGAAGCCCTGAGAACCTGCGTTCAGGAGGTTCTGAAACGGAGCCCCCTGACGGACAGGCGCGTGGAACGCCTGCTGCTGGCCACGGACCGCCTGCTGGAGGAACAGGGAAAGGTGCTCAATGAACTGCACCGCCTTTCCAAGCTGGATTCCGGCTTCCTGACTTCCATTGACCGGGAAATCGACCGCATCCAGCTTCAAATGGAGGAGGAAATGCCCGCAAGGCTGAAGGCATACGCGCAATACGTCCAGGATTGCGTGCCGCGGCTGGGTAAAAAGTCCGCCCGGCAGTTGGGACGCTTCCTTTCCATCAGAAGGACGATGATCCTGCACAAGCTTCCCCCCGTCATCGACGAATGGTTTTATGAACTGGTCAAGTCGGGCATCGAAGAACGGCACGCCTACTACAACAAGGAGTTTCTCAACATCTGCCAAACACACTGGAACCACGTGCGCCCGCGCGTCAGGGAGCAGTGGGATTGCGACATCGGGGAATTCCCGGCAGCCCGGCTCCAGGCGGACCTGGAGGTGTACAAGGAACGGCTGGGACGCTCCGTGTACATGCCGCTGAAGGATTTCGGCATCAAGCCGTGCCTCAGCAAGCTGTTCCTGGACCAGGAAGACGTGATGCGGACGGAACTCAAGCTGATGCTCGTCATGGTCATTCTGGGCGCGTTGCTGGGCAGCTTCGGGGAACACGGGGCGGGATTCGCCTGCCTGGGCGTGGCTCTGGTCCTGTGGCTGGGGAGCAATCTGGGACTGGCCTGGATGCAGTACCGGCTGTCCAAGCAGATCGTCTCCGCGGCGTCTGAAATGAGCATTGCGATTGACTGCGGCCTGCGCACTCCCCTTTATGAAGCCATGATCAGCGGCCTTTCAGATTACCGCAAACTGTACGCGGATATCCGCGGCCAGGTGGCCGGAGGCGTGGAGCACCTGACGCCCCTGCTCAATGCACGCTATGACCTGTTCTACAAGCTGACCGTGCAGAAGCACCGGTTCCGCATTTAA
- a CDS encoding 5-formyltetrahydrofolate cyclo-ligase, giving the protein MESEAPQSGTIGGLPAAKRELRRMIRGRIAELDAAARQAMSLDICRKLAALAREKDYRRVAVFAARPGEVDLLPLLDMMPEREWYFPLVHEGRRLSFHRVCHGGEFVTGSWDIREPGPACPELHAGELDLIVLPGAAFTRDGRRLGYGGGFYDTLLAGPARDVPLAGVCFPCQLLDDLPVEPHDKKADMVVTSGME; this is encoded by the coding sequence ATGGAAAGCGAAGCACCCCAATCCGGAACAATAGGAGGACTGCCGGCCGCCAAGCGGGAACTGCGCCGCATGATCCGCGGGAGGATTGCGGAACTGGACGCCGCCGCCCGGCAGGCCATGTCCCTGGACATCTGCCGGAAATTGGCGGCCCTGGCACGGGAAAAAGACTATCGGCGCGTGGCCGTCTTTGCCGCCAGGCCGGGGGAGGTGGACCTGCTGCCCCTGCTGGACATGATGCCGGAACGGGAATGGTATTTTCCTCTGGTGCATGAAGGGCGCCGGTTGAGTTTTCACCGCGTGTGCCATGGCGGGGAATTCGTCACGGGCAGCTGGGACATCCGGGAACCCGGTCCGGCATGTCCGGAACTGCACGCGGGGGAACTGGACCTGATTGTTCTGCCGGGAGCCGCCTTCACGCGGGACGGCAGGAGGCTGGGCTACGGAGGCGGTTTTTACGATACCCTGCTGGCCGGTCCCGCGCGCGACGTTCCGCTGGCCGGCGTTTGCTTCCCCTGCCAGCTTCTGGACGATCTGCCTGTGGAACCGCACGACAAAAAGGCGGACATGGTCGTCACCTCCGGCATGGAGTAA
- the ptsP gene encoding phosphoenolpyruvate--protein phosphotransferase — protein MIQEPISTEEIHLQGIPVSPGIALGKIRIQIKGSKEPVAYDIEPDEVDSELVRFHRALQTTAVQIRALRERMIQISGEKEAAIFDAHILLLQDKIILDQVRTELARRLQNVEHIFYVVMQNYMEVLRRVDDPYLRAKTADMEDIMQRVIDNLRSTEPPEEDEADEEEPEILVAYDLTPSDTAAVDASQIHGFATEIGSSVSHTAILARSMGIPAVVGLEQALLNVESHAPAILDGYKGVLILKPSTETVEYYKRLQVEKEKAYKALEALRDLPTVTRDGRSIRLSVNVEFPHEYSGIKEVGAEGVGLFRTEFFLLGNPSGMPDEEEQMHYYKKLAEGCAPHGVIFRTLDSGGDKLPCERLDTPEPNPFLGWRGIRVSLSRPELFKQQLRAILRACADTPGCGIMFPMISGYTEVITAKHILQECREELEREKIPYARDLKVGIMIEVPSAAIMTDVLAKEVDFFSVGTNDLTQYTIAVDRVNNRVANMFRPTHPAVVRIIGMTIAAGDKEGIPTAICGEMAGDITLLPLLVGLGATSMSVGVHLVPIIRYAIRNLDYGQCREMAGKALCAPNSRTIVNLSLALARESYPALFE, from the coding sequence ATGATTCAGGAACCCATTTCCACGGAAGAAATACATCTCCAGGGCATTCCTGTTTCTCCCGGCATCGCCCTCGGTAAAATCAGGATCCAGATCAAGGGGTCCAAGGAACCGGTCGCCTACGACATTGAGCCGGACGAGGTGGATTCCGAACTGGTGCGCTTTCACCGCGCCCTCCAGACGACCGCGGTGCAGATCAGGGCCCTGCGCGAGCGCATGATCCAGATTTCCGGGGAAAAGGAAGCCGCCATTTTTGACGCCCACATTCTCCTCCTCCAGGACAAGATCATCCTCGACCAGGTCCGCACGGAACTGGCCAGGCGCCTCCAGAACGTGGAGCATATCTTCTACGTGGTCATGCAGAACTACATGGAAGTCCTGCGCCGCGTGGACGACCCCTATCTGCGGGCCAAGACGGCGGACATGGAGGACATCATGCAGCGGGTGATCGACAACCTGCGCAGCACGGAACCGCCGGAGGAAGACGAGGCGGACGAGGAAGAGCCCGAAATCCTCGTGGCGTACGACCTGACGCCTTCCGACACCGCCGCGGTGGACGCCAGCCAGATTCACGGATTCGCCACGGAAATAGGGTCCTCCGTTTCCCATACGGCCATTCTTGCGCGCTCCATGGGCATTCCCGCCGTGGTGGGGCTGGAACAGGCGCTGCTGAATGTGGAAAGCCACGCTCCGGCCATCCTGGACGGCTACAAGGGCGTCCTCATCCTCAAGCCCTCCACGGAGACCGTGGAATACTACAAGCGGCTCCAGGTGGAGAAGGAAAAGGCGTACAAGGCCCTGGAAGCCCTGCGGGACCTGCCCACCGTCACCCGGGACGGCCGCAGCATCCGGCTCTCCGTCAACGTGGAATTCCCCCACGAATACTCCGGCATCAAGGAAGTGGGCGCGGAAGGCGTAGGGCTGTTCCGCACGGAGTTCTTCCTGCTGGGCAATCCATCCGGCATGCCGGATGAAGAAGAGCAGATGCACTATTACAAAAAACTGGCGGAAGGCTGCGCCCCCCACGGCGTCATCTTCCGCACGCTGGATTCCGGAGGCGACAAGCTGCCCTGCGAACGGCTCGACACTCCGGAACCGAACCCCTTCCTGGGCTGGCGGGGCATCCGCGTTTCCCTGAGCCGTCCGGAACTGTTCAAGCAGCAGCTCCGCGCCATTCTGCGCGCCTGCGCGGACACGCCCGGCTGCGGCATCATGTTCCCGATGATTTCCGGCTATACGGAAGTAATCACCGCCAAGCACATCCTCCAGGAATGCCGGGAAGAACTGGAACGGGAAAAAATCCCCTACGCGCGGGACTTGAAAGTGGGCATCATGATTGAAGTCCCCAGCGCCGCCATCATGACGGACGTGCTTGCGAAGGAAGTGGACTTCTTTTCCGTGGGAACCAACGACCTGACCCAGTACACGATTGCCGTGGACAGGGTCAACAACCGCGTAGCCAACATGTTCCGCCCCACGCACCCGGCCGTGGTGCGCATCATCGGCATGACGATTGCCGCCGGTGACAAGGAAGGCATCCCGACGGCCATCTGCGGGGAAATGGCGGGTGACATCACCCTGCTGCCCCTGCTGGTGGGGCTGGGGGCCACCTCCATGTCCGTGGGCGTCCACCTGGTTCCCATCATCCGCTACGCCATCCGCAATCTGGACTACGGCCAGTGCCGGGAGATGGCCGGGAAAGCCCTCTGCGCTCCCAACAGCCGGACCATTGTCAATCTGAGCCTGGCCCTGGCCCGGGAATCCTATCCGGCCCTGTTCGAATAA